The Balaenoptera acutorostrata chromosome 6, mBalAcu1.1, whole genome shotgun sequence genome includes the window GGCTCAGTAGAAATCTACTGAATCATCTAATGATGGTTATTAATTACTTCAATATAAGGTTCTGATGCAAGGTGAACAGAAGCTTCTGATGGGAGGTCTGATGGAAAATCTAAGAATACTCTGTTAATAATTATTTGGAGTAATTGTTATGACCTCTGTGCTAATGATACAATGGTGAACAAGATGCAGACCTGTCTCCTATGGTGGTTATTTGCCAAACAGGTCTAATAAATCTATTTTCAAGAAAACcaatcctggacttccctggtgatgcagtggttaagaatccacctgccactgcagggcacacggttcgagccctggtccgggaagatcccacatgctgcggagcaactaagcccgtgtgccacaactactgagcctccgctctagagcctgcgtgccacaattactgaagcctgtgcacctagggCCTGttctccacaacgagagaagccaccgcaatgagaagcccttgcaccgcaaagaagagtagcccccgctcaccgcaactaaagaaagcccacgcgcagcaacgaagacccaaggcagccaaacataaagaaataaattaattaattttttttaaaaaaagaagaagaccaATCCTGAAGGATAAGCCAGCTTAGCTGATATGGAAAATAAAGAGGGCAGAAACAGAGCCCAGGACTAGAAGTAAACACAGCCAACCTCTTAGAAAGATAAATGTAAATCCTCATCTAATGGTCAATTTACCTCAGTTCCTTTTATTCTGTACATCAAGttcaacttttaaagaaacttacCATActaaaaagtgaaaaacacagtttgaagtgATAGAGCAAatatcagaaacagactcagatacagtagaaatttaggaattatcagaccaggagtTCAAAATAACAGTGATTAAAGTGTGAAAGGCTCTAATGTATTCACCTATTTTATTCTTCTACTTTATCTCAGTCAAACTATGTAtggtatttaaaatacttttgctTGTATAATATCACATTGAACTTTATAATGTAttcaaatgtaataaaatatgcttacctttatcttttttcaaattattttcttgtttaatttatGAAACTCTTCCCCAGATGACAGCTTGGATTTGtttattcttataaaaagaaatagcttAAATTCTCAAAGCATACTGAAAAATGgatgatgaattctttttttttttttttttgctgtgttgggtctttgttggtaggcacgggctttctctagttacagcgagcgggggctactctttgctgcggtgcatgggcttctcattgcagtggcttctcttgttgcggagcacgggctcttggcacacaggcttccgtagttgtggcaagtgggctccgtagttgcagtgtgcgggttctagggtgcacgggcttcagtagttgtggctcgcaggctcagtatttgagCCTTGCGGGCTGcagaactcaggctcagtagttgtggcacatgggcttaattgctccacggcatgtgggatcttcctggaccagggatcaaacccgtgtcccctgcattggcaggcagattcttaaccactgcgccaccagggaagtcctgtatgaTGAATTCTACTCATCATTCATTTGTTTCAGTAGGTTATATTTTACAACTTCATTTTCTATATCAGATATATAATAGTTCTGCGAATAAAGAGGTGAAAAAAGCAAATGCCAAACCTCCCTTTTAGGAGAGTTCTGtttggaaaagaaagagataTAAAAACAGTAATCATGCTAAAATTAGTTCAATTAAGTTTCCTGTTACAATGAGAGATAAAGGAAACGGGATTCTCTCACTAGCATCTGGAATGAGGCTTTTCAAGAAGGGGAAAGGCAGATGTATTCTATAAAGTGCTCTACAAACATCTAAAGTCAGATTTCCCATTGGTGGATGCATATGCAGATCTGGAATCTACAACAATGTACATCATGGAGATATTAATTTGTGTttgttgcatatttgaaaatcaagATATGGTAAGGATGTCATTACTTATGAGTAGGATGTAGAATGAGAAGAGGACCTAAACCTTATGAGGACCTTCAACTTTTAAGactgagaaagagaaggagaggctGCCAAGGACACAGAGATGGAGTAGCCAGTGCAGTTAGGAGTCAGCCAGGGAACAACGATCTTCAGGAAGCACTGAAGAAGGAAACCAAGGGTTTGAGAATTAAACAGgatgaaatttaaataattatttatatgtgaGATAGGATTCTGCATTGCATGTAGATTCTGCCAGGACATATGTGCGATCCTGGAGAATCACTTAACTtccctgaggctcagtttcctcaaatataaagtaaatgaaaatattcctAGAGTTGCTGTGGTATTAGACAAACTGGAACACTAAAGAGCCTTTAGCAGAATATCATCCACTGAGTGAAGGCTAAACAGGTAGTGCCTAtcttcttatttttcatatagacctaaatgggaataatgaattctcctctccctctctctgtcactGACTGCAAAACACTGACAGCCTAAAAAACAGAATTGGGAAAAACTGTTTCATCAGTTGTATGTAATTTTAtgcataataatataataatatatatctatGCTACATActtatgaatatataatataaggtatattatatatataaaattccatATATCTATTTGCTGATTCTGATACATGGCAAAATTCCCCTTCCTCTCTGTTTTCCTGGAtcccattttttcatttttcatttttcaaataccaTAATCATGTACTTCCTCCCAGTGTAGAAATCCAGTATACTCTCCCCATTCACTCTGCATTAAGCTGTACTGCCCATTCATACAGCTGTTTCCTTCTCCATTAGGGTTTCtggctgtcaatttccccttaaGACTACAAAGCCACCAATGGAAAGCAGAAGCTGAGTGAAAGTTCTAGGTTTGTCAGAAACCCTCATATGGCTCCACCCTCTCCGCCTGCCAAGCACTGCAGGTCCAGACTGTCCAGGCTCCCAGAGAAACACAGCGAATACATGGCACCCTGCCCAACAATGAACAATGGTGGAGAATCCAGGAGCTCACCTGTGCCTCTATTTGTGCACTTCCACGTGCTGACTGCACTAGGAGGAACTCACCTGTTTCAGGACTCTTATTTGTTCAAAAAGCCCAAAGCGCAGGAAACATGGAGTTGAAAGGCAGCAGCAGCTTGAGAACTTGGAAGGAGAACAGAGATGTTGAAAGCGTTCACTGGAACAGCGGCAGGTCCTCAGGACACGGAAGGACACAGATGAGCTGCACTGAGGCAAGTGTTTCTCCAGaacattctttttcagagaagaaaagattgAGGTGCGTGCGATAGCACAGAGTTCTCCCAGAAGGACGTGGCCACTAGCAGTGTCCCCAGCACTGATACCACAGCAGCCTGCAGAGTCTTGGAAGGGACGAGGGTTACCTCAGTGCCAGCTGCAAACTTGTTTCGTCCTTAGGACCCAGCAAGTTATCACAGAGCAGGGAAGGATATTCCTGGGGACAATGCAATCCAAGAAATTTCGTACATTCCATCATGATGTCTTTGCCCCTttgaaagacaaacaaaataaaacatgcttGAATAGAAGGGACACAGGCAgggattttaatatatttagcaACAACTGGGGTAGAGCCTTTCCAGCAGGGCAGGTATCAGTAACATGCACACTGCAAGGTCACAATTTCTAAAAGCAACACAGAGCTAAGtggaaattcatttattaaatttagGCAATTTGGAAAGAGGACACTGATGGATCAATcatctttctgttctttccagTTGGTGCATACAGCACTGAGTAGGTATTTTAAAGTCAGAAGGACAATTAAAGTACATTTAGAGGTTTGGAAACCTTCCTAAGGATTAGGGTCCTAAAACAAGCAGAAACCATTCCTATATTACtgctaaaaatatcattttattaacaaatgattttttaaataatagttttatttcaaTTCTTCAGTATTATCTTATGATGTTTTAATGGGCTGAGGctagaaatttaaataaagacaaCTATACAAGGCCATGAGGATGACTCTGGAGTTTAAGCCAGACTCTCCCTGCTAAGGAGCCCATTAAAAACCTTCACTGCTTCTGTCTAGGAAGCATGTATGCTCTTCTGTCTTGGTCATACATAAGGCCTCTTCGGTACCCACATCTTAACCAATAGTTGGAACAATAAAGAGTAGAGATTCTTATTTGGACTCTATCAGTAGACAAATGGATGTCCAGTCTGGACTGTAGGTGAGAAATGGAGGTGTCTTCATTGAGAATGAGAACAGCAGGCTGACCTGAGGAGATCTCCTGGGAAATCAGTGAGGTCCTTGTCGACTGAAAACAAACCACAACATGAGAGCTGAGAGTTCATATTTTGGGGAGGACTTACTGAGGACCATAACCTGGAGGACAGCCTTTCAGTCAGCTCTGACGAACTGCCCCAAGGACGTAAGGGGGAGGTCAGTATATACTGGTGATTTTGGTGAGGTAGGTACATGTAATCAAGAACACATCTTGTTAGAAGcttgctgctagtcatgaggaacagatgtctctgttaatgattttagGGCTTTTTACATACGGAGAACATGCAAGAAATTGCGTTTATTAAATTTTCTTGGGAAATTATTTAACGACCTACTGGCCTGTTctgtcagttttcccagagcacggCATGCCTCGTTCCtcatctccaccctgaactcctaaCAGGGCGTGCTGCGGTCAGGGACTACAGTGACTAGTGACTTCATTCTTGTAGAACCGGATGGCGAGTGACTTTTTAGTTGTAATCCTGAAGAAGAAACGTCAGAGCTCATATGGCTAGAAATCGTTAGGTGCTTTTACTTTGTTCTTAAACTCACAAGAAAACTCAAGAGTTAAAAATACATAGATTCCAGAGGTCTGCTGTTGTTGGATTAATAAAGTTATTGACTGTATTTCGTTGAAGAAATCACTCATAAAATCTTAGACTTGTTCCTTCAATTGGCAGAAAAATCCACTCCTTTCTAACCGTTTAATAGGgattttgcctatttttgcttAGAACTTAAAGTCAGCTCAGTTGACAGACCACACCCTGTGTAGCCCTCCAAAACAAGAGACAGCAATCCTTTAGCATCTGAAGTGGAATTAAGGGTCCTTTGTCATCTCACTCTCCTCCCTCTGCTGATTTAGTTGGTTCCTAAATATCATGTTCTTTTCCACCCTTCACTTTCTTTAATGGGCTCTTTCAGACAAATCATAGAAAAGCCCCTCACTAAGGTTTGCCCTTGGTACGTTTGGAATAGTTCATCCATCCAGATCGATATTTGTCTCCAGCTGTATAAGTGAGTGTGATCGAAATAGGGTTACTGAGAGGACCAAGTTAATAGAACTTAGAAAGTGGCTAGTTACTTATAAGCAAGCAATAaaattcagttactttttttttttcaacatattCCCTACATCTCTCAGCAAagactctgtctctctctctcttttttaaaatatttatttatttattttggctgcactgggtcttagttgcaacatgcgggatctttgttgaggcatgcaggatctttagctgtggtatgtggactcttagttgtggcatgcatgtgggatctacttccccaGTCAgcgatcgaacctgggccccctgcattggaagctcagagtcttacccactggaccatcagggaagtccccagttgcTACTTTTTAATATGACGATTACTATTATCCAGATTAAGATCAGTATCATTTGGCATCATCTAATTCCCTTCCGTTTAATCTAGTGTTCTCAAAGCACTCTTCTTATTGCCTGAGTGGATTCATCAACTAGACAGATGCTCAGCAAGGCTGATCTCCACGATCCTGCCACAGAGGGTTAGTGTTCTAGCCATTGGGTTCTGGTTGCCAGTTGCTTGTGAGCTGATCGGTGTgacttcttccctctttcttcaaaaataatcacatattgattaaatgaaagaaaaatcaggtGCCTGGTCTTGCAAAGCTGAAGGCAGTCAGTTAACCCAAGACTTGGTCTTCTTTGAGTTTCTGGCAGAAGCAGCCATTTTCCAGCCTTTCTGTTATTCATATTGGCTTTTACCCTTCCCCAACTACGTTGTATTAAATTTTGCTAACTTAGAATATGTCATTGTGTCTGTGGAAAATCACTTCCCTTCTTTCACATTCGTGACTTTCACCTTACATTAGTTTTCTTTTCACCCACAAAATAATTGTGGAATTTTACTTTATAAGAAAGTAGCAAtgagaaacaaaaaatttaaagcattgaAAATGATAGAGACCGCAGCCCCTCTGCCTTTTTTACTTCCCTGTATTGCTCTTACCTCACCATGAATGAGAACTAATTAGGAGCAGCAAGACAAATTTTGCCCAATAAGTCACtaagtaaatataatttataaaaaactttaaaactttaaatgtagAATCGCACACAAGTAGAGGAAACAAGGCTATTTCTCCCTGACATAATACCTTGGGCCTCACTGCCCTGCATTCtcagagggagacaggaagggagAAGCCCAGTGGCATCAACTGGCTGAATGAACAACTGAACCTCACTGGTTTCTGTGACATAAGCTTTAATGAGAGACAACACCATCACTGAATTCTCTGCCCCCAGCTCAGAAACTTTGAGTGTAACAAGTGTTCACTAGTTTTAGTAAAAGAGTTGaataataaaatttgtatttggtaaaataaaaattatttgtttactcAGGGTGAAATGATTAGAATTGGatgattcctccacctcctcagAGAAAACACACTTTTGCTCTCAGCATCTGAGGGCTGCTGACACTCTGATACCGGAGGGCACGGGTCAGGAGGGGAGGAGGTCACCACTGAGGACTAGGGTCCTTCACACAAACACTCCAGGGGCAAGGGTGAGGGTCCTGGAAGATGAATTATTTTCCCAACAATAAACAAGCCCCTCCACAGAAAGGGGATTTTAAAGTCCTCTGGATGTGGTGAGCCTGCCCTCAGGCAGGGAGTCCAGGTTAGGAAGGGGACTCTGTCACTCTAGAGGAGAGGGTGTGACTAGATGTGATCTCTCCCTTGTGAGTGAGGTGTTGCTGGGAAAATACAATTCTCTTGGAATTAGGACCTCCACACCCATATTCTCTGAAAAGAACCAGTATTCCTGGTGGGAGTATTGGCCCAGCCTGTGGAGGACTAAGTCTCCAGTAAGAAAATGGTAGAAAGAAAGGTACTAGTACTGACCTTGTGGTCCCCTGAAGCATAACCACATGGACCTGTGTGAATGTGAAGGAAGAGAAACATTAAAAAGCTCATTCACTTATAATCATCAGCCTCTGCTGTGAAACCCCTCTTTGGCTTCAAAGAGCTTAATTGCCAGAGGTAGTCTAGTAAATCCCTAAAAAAGTACAGAAACCATAGGGCTGAGGAAGCCTGCCTTTCTGTATAAAGTAAGGCAGTAAAAATGGAGACTAAGGTCATGGCTAAAAATTTGTTCCTGGAACAGAGAAAAGCAATATTTATGcatgaaaaggagagagagagagagagaatgtactTACATACCTGTAGCATTTCTGACTTTAACACAAAGACATTTCTCATTTGATTAATAAATATCCATTTGGAGGGGCACATCTGAAATTATTGGGAAAAGTGCAAAATTAATAGTTTAGATTGATAACATCTTCTTAGACCACACTGAGAATACATAAATGAAACccaaaaaaggaagtaaaagtgTATAGAAgtgtttagaaaatgaaaattactgtGTTCCCTATTTAATGGCCTTGCTTAGAAAGAATGTCATCAGAGAACCTACCCGCAAGTTTCCTCCAGACGACTGTCTCAGCCAGGCCAGCTGCAGCCTCATTTGCCCCATGGCCTTCGTGCTCTCTCTACTGACTGCCCTGGTGATGTTCAGCTACGGCCCTGGTGGATCTCTGGGCTGCGACCTGTCTCAGAACCACGTGCGGATTAGCAGGAAGAACTTCATGCTTCTGGGCCAGATGAGGAGAATCTCCCCTCGCTTCTGTCTGAAGGATAGAAAAGACTTCGGTTTCCCCCAGGACATGGTGGATGGCAGCCAGCTCCCGAAGGCCCAGGCCACCTCTGTCCTCCACGAGATGCTCCAGCAGATCTTCCGCCTCTTCCACACAGAGCGCTCCTCTGCCGCCTGGGACACCTCCCTCCT containing:
- the LOC103009407 gene encoding interferon omega-1-like: MAFVLSLLTALVMFSYGPGGSLGCDLSQNHVRISRKNFMLLGQMRRISPRFCLKDRKDFGFPQDMVDGSQLPKAQATSVLHEMLQQIFRLFHTERSSAAWDTSLLDKLRTGLHQQLEDLDACLVQAMGEEESALGVTDPTLAVKRYFQGIHLYLKEKKYSDCAWEIVRVEIMRSLSSSINLQERIRIMDGDLGSP